A window of Silurus meridionalis isolate SWU-2019-XX chromosome 4, ASM1480568v1, whole genome shotgun sequence contains these coding sequences:
- the zic4 gene encoding zinc finger protein ZIC 4: MSVDALGSPVMDPAFSKRSTALRLVDLAGAHHHHHHHHHHTPQSVTGFPGFGGHAHSMAHAHPGEITAEPRLGPSPFGPEPMGHSAALKISPAHHYPHHHHHHHHNHHIAGHGEVVSSPTGAFGPVQAAATVPYSMSHAAQALSAGRDFLLRRDLTAQSAMPALTEQTSGSASHHGVFVSTAGGYPGHYGHLHHDAGAHALFPGLHHEQPSNGAPGGQASNGQIRLGLPGDMYVRTDHLSQVASSRSDPFSASSPLHGLNLNMNLSTHHHHHGHGAFFRYMRQPIKQELICKWLEPENSAKKLCSKTYSTMHELVTHVTVEHVGGPEQANHICFWEECPREGKPFKAKYKLVNHIRVHTGEKPFPCPFPGCGKVFARSENLKIHKRTHTGEKPFKCEFDGCDRRFANSSDRKKHSHVHTSDKPYNCKVRGCDKSYTHPSSLRKHMKVHCKSPPPPSSGYESSTPSLVSPSSDLGRDTLSGSQAANLSEWYVCHSSGPGGAHTPPSGSSTPDPSEGPPYQNS; this comes from the exons ATGAGCGTGGATGCGTTGGGAAGCCCCGTGATGGACCCTGCGTTTTCCAAACGGAGCACGGCGCTGAGATTAGTTGACTTGGCAGGggctcaccaccatcaccatcatcatcaccaccatacCCCTCAGAGCGTGACAGGCTTCCCGGGGTTTGGCGGGCACGCGCACTCAATGGCTCACGCGCACCCTGGGGAGATCACGGCGGAACCCCGCCTGGGGCCGAGTCCATTCGGGCCAGAACCCATGGGGCACTCGGCGGCCCTCAAAATCAGCCCAGCCCATCATTatccccaccaccaccaccaccaccatcacaatcatcataTCGCAGGCCACGGTGAAGTGGTCTCCAGTCCAACGGGAGCTTTCGGCCCGGTGCAGGCTGCGGCGACGGTCCCGTACTCCATGTCTCACGCGGCCCAGGCGCTATCCGCAGGTAGGGATTTCCTTCTTCGCCGAGATCTGACAGCTCAAAGCGCCATGCCCGCGTTGACCGAGCAGACCTCTGGTTCCGCCTCTCACCACGGAGTGTTTGTCTCGACCGCAGGTGGCTACCCGGGACACTATGGCCACCTTCACCATGACGCCGGAGCGCATGCTCTCTTCCCTGGACTCCATCATGAGCAGCCGTCCAACGGAGCACCGGGTGGCCAAGCCTCGAACGGACAAATAAGGCTAGGCTTACCGGGCGACATGTACGTCAGGACCGATCACTTGAGTCAAGTGGCAAGCAGTCGATCGGATCCGTTTTCAGCGTCTTCGCCTTTGCACGGTCTCAATCTGAACATGAACCTCAGCactcaccatcaccatcacggACACGGCGCCTTTTTCCGTTACATGAGGCAACCGATCAAGCAAGAGCTCATCTGCAAGTGGCTGGAGCCAGAAAACTCGGCCAAGAAACTCTGCTCCAAAACTTACAGCACCATGCACGAGCTGGTGACGCATGTGACCGTGGAGCACGTCGGCGGACCCGAGCAGGCGAATCACATCTGTTTTTGGGAAGAGTGTCCCCGAGAAGGGAAGCCATTTAAAGCCAAATATAAGCTCGTCAACCATATCAGAGTTCACACCGGAGAGAAACCGTTCCCGTGTCCGTTCCCTGGCTGTGGGAAAGTGTTCGCCCGATCAGAAAACCTGAAAATACACAAGAGGACACACACAG GCGAAAAGCCATTCAAGTGCGAGTTTGATGGTTGTGATCGACGCTTCGCGAACAGCAGCGACCGGAAGAAGCACTCTCACGTGCACACCAGCGACAAGCCCTACAACTGCAAAGTGCGCGGTTGCGACAAGTCCTACACGCACCCGAGCTCCCTGCGCAAGCACATGAAGGTCCACTGCAAGTCACCACCTCCTCCGAGCTCGGGCTACGAGTCCTCCACCCCGTCCCTCGTGTCTCCGTCGTCCGATTTAGGCCGAGACACTCTGTCGGGGTCGCAGGCCGCCAATCTGAGCGAGTGGTACGTGTGTCATAGCTCAGGCCCTGGCGGCGCACACACCCCTCCCAGCGGCTCGTCCACACCAGACCCTTCAGAAGGTCCACCGTATCAGAACTCGTGA
- the zic1 gene encoding zinc finger protein ZIC 1 has product MLLDAGAQYPTIGVTTFGSSRHHSAGEVADREVALGINPFADGMGAFKINHGSHELGSAGQAAFSSQAPAGYAAAAALGHHHHHHHHATHVGSYSTAAAAAFNSTRDFLFRNRGFGDATGAQHSLFASAAGSFAGPHGHSDAAGHLLFPGLHEQAATHASASSVVNGQMRLGFSGDVYGRAEQYGHVASPRSDPHYASTQLHGYGPVNMNMAAHHGAGAFFRYMRQPIKQELICKWVEPEQLSNPKKSCNKTFSTMHELVTHLTVEHVGGPEQSNHICFWEECSREGKPFKAKYKLVNHIRVHTGEKPFPCPFPGCGKVFARSENLKIHKRTHTGEKPFKCEFEGCDRRFANSSDRKKHMHVHTSDKPYLCKMCDKSYTHPSSLRKHMKVHESTSQGSQPSPAASSGYESSTPPTIVSPSTENQGSSSISPSASSTVHHTTTSTLASNFNEWYV; this is encoded by the exons ATGCTCTTGGACGCGGGAGCGCAGTATCCGACGATCGGAGTGACTACTTTCGGCTCCTCCAGACATCACTCAGCGGGCGAGGTGGCGGACCGCGAGGTGGCTTTGGGGATCAATCCGTTCGCAGACGGTATGGGCGCGTTTAAAATCAACCACGGCTCGCACGAGCTCGGCTCCGCCGGCCAGGCGGCGTTCTCCTCGCAGGCGCCCGCAGGCTACGCGGCCGCAGCCGCCCTGggacaccaccaccatcaccatcaccacgcGACCCACGTCGGCTCGTACTCCACGGCGGCAGCCGCGGCGTTCAACTCCACGCGGGATTTTCTCTTCCGGAACCGGGGCTTCGGGGACGCGACAGGCGCGCAGCACAGTCTCTTCGCCTCCGCCGCCGGGAGCTTCGCCGGGCCACACGGGCACTCGGACGCCGCCGGGCACCTGCTTTTCCCGGGACTGCACGAGCAAGCAGCGACGCACGCGTCCGCCTCGAGTGTCGTGAACGGCCAGATGCGCCTGGGCTTTTCCGGCGACGTGTACGGCCGGGCTGAGCAGTACGGCCACGTGGCGAGCCCCAGGTCCGACCCGCACTATGCTTCCACGCAGCTACACGGCTACGGTCCCGTGAACATGAACATGGCTGCGCATCACGGCGCCGGTGCCTTCTTTCGGTACATGCGGCAGCCGATCAAGCAGGAGCTCATCTGCAAATGGGTCGAACCGGAGCAGCTCAGCAACCCGAAAAAGTCCTGCAACAAAACTTTCAGCACCATGCACGAGCTCGTCACCCACCTGACCGTGGAGCACGTCGGCGGACCCGAGCAGTCCAATCACATCTGTTTTTGGGAAGAGTGCTCGCGGGAAGGGAAACCGTTCAAGGCCAAATATAAGCTCGTCAACCACATCAGAGTTCACACCGGAGAGAAACCGTTTCCGTGTCCGTTTCCTGGTTGTGGCAAAGTGTTTGCCCGATCAGAAAACCTGAAAATACACAAGAGgacacacacag GTGAAAAACCGTTTAAGTGTGAGTTTGAAGGCTGTGACCGGCGGTTTGCGAACAGCAGCGACCGAAAGAAACACATGCACGTCCACACGTCAGATAAACCATATCTGTGTAAAATGTGCGACAAATCCTACACACACCCCAGCTCCCTCCGGAAACACATGAAG GTTCACGAGTCCACGTCTCAGGGCTCTCAGCCGTCTCCAGCAGCCAGCTCGGGCTACGAGTCCTCCACTCCTCCCACCATCGTCTCTCCATCCACAGAGAACCAGGGCAGCAGCTCCATATCGCCTTCAGCTTCCTCTACGGTGCACCACACCACCACCTCTACCCTGGCCTCAAATTTTAACGAATGGTACGTGTAA